The Lactuca sativa cultivar Salinas chromosome 2, Lsat_Salinas_v11, whole genome shotgun sequence genome includes the window ATGTTCTTAAATTTTTTGGATTCATGTAAATTTTATAGCATAAATATATTAATTCCTATTTGGGTCTTTTTGTAATTAGGACCAAATGGGAATTGCAATGCATATTTgcttgttttaaataatttaattttaaaaatctaaaaGAATTCAAATTAGTTTGGCCATATCTAACGAAAGACAAAACTATTTTTACAAATTGctatacattaaaaaaaattactttgggaaaaataaaaataaaaattgtttgaaTAGTGTGCATGCAAACATTTTACTTAtaagaaaacaataaataaaGCACATTTAAATATGTAAACTTGTATGTATCGTTAGGAATCGATtggttttatgagttttatggtttgATCTTATAGCCGCAAGACAACTATTCACCGAAATTAATTAATCATTGCTTGAAAATTATTCGCtaccgccgctttgcgcgggcaaacgactagtatatatatatatatatatatatatatatatatatatatatatatatatatatatatatatatatatatatatatatattaaagtattgacttttgaaaaaattaaatCATTCTAAAAAAACTCCCAAACGGCATACACCCTAGAACGCTCGACTCCAACGAAACGATGATGGAAAATTTGGATATGAATTTTCAAATCAAACGTGTACTGTGAATCTGTGATCTTCAAAACAGTTATAAACCTCCGATTCCTGCATTTCTATCTTCTTATCAACGCAAGTAATGAACGATCCAATATTCAAAACCCTAACACCATCGCAGTTCATCAcattcacagtcccaaatcccgTTAACCACCCCTGCTACCTCAACACTCCAAGGCTTCGCGTCGCCGTACTCGATTCTCCGGTAGCTGTTGCTGCCGATTACCTCCCAAAAGTCGCCGCCATGATTGTACCGGACCAGCGGGAAACAGACTGGAACTTCTGTACCGAGTCTGGTCATCTTCAGCTTCTATTTAACATCCCTGGCCTTTCCCGTCTCATCCTAATCGGTAATGATCTCCCGCCTAATCCAGAACCCCCCGTTTACATTCGCCCTCCGGTTACTGATACTGTTGATAGAGAGAAACTAGAAGACGAAATACAACCGCTTGTAATGGCTTTGCATCCCAAAGTGTGTTTTCAGAAAGGTTTGCCAAATCTCCTATTCTTGACATATGAAGATGATGTGTTGTATCGTGTGATTATAGCTAGATTTGTAGGCCCCTTCGTTGGTGAGTTTGTTGTTGAAGATGTTGAAATGGAAAGTAATAATGATAGCGATAAAAAACTCCGGAGGAGATTGAGGTTTAAAAGAATGCCTAATTTGATTCAATCGCAGGTCCCTCTTATCCCCATTCTCGATGATGGCCAGAGTAATACAAAGTTAGACTTGGAAAGTTTGAGGAAAATGAAGAACGCAAAGTTTGATGTCGACACAACGGTTTTGGTTCACCCATACTTGACTCCTATGGTTTCTGGTCTTTTCTTGATTGCTTCACATCTCAATGAGCGAATTCAACAAGGGTTTACTTCAAGAGCTTTGTGTTTAGGGGTTGGTGGTGGTGCTTTGTTAAGTTTCTTGAACACTCAAATGGAGTTTGAAGTTGTTGGAGTGGAGGCCGATGAAGCTGTTCTGAGTGCTGCAAAACAGTATTTTGGGTTAAACAATGGGAAATCTATCCAACTAATTGTTGGAGATGCAATAGAAGTGATTCAGAACTTTGCGACAAAAGGTGACACAGATGATTCACAGGTTAGTTTTGAGGGTTTAGATGATAAATTTGATGTAGTTATGGCTGATTTGGATTCAAGTGAGGCTCGAAATGGAATTAGTGCTCCACCACCAGAATTTATTAAAAAATCTGTTTTTCAAGCTGTGAGATTACTTCTTCATGATCATGGTGTCCTTATCATCAATGTGGTTCCTCAGAATGAGGTGATCTATATGAAATTGGTTCAAGAACTTAAGGATGCTTTTCACAAGGTTTATGGAATAGATGTTGGGAATCAAGATAATTTTGTTCTTGTGGCCACTTTATCACCATCTTCTTCCAATGATCATGAGAATGCTTTCTTGAAGAGGTTGAGATCTGTTATTCAGGGAGCTTATATGGACTCCATAGTGGAATTGTGAAACATGATATTGGCATCTCAAAGAGCCTCTTCTTGTACAAATGCAATTCCCAGAACAGGTTTGTGATCAACAATATTAGACCATGTTGTTCATTGGTCCTTAACAATGTTGAATTTAGAGTTGAAAACATGTAGTTGAAGCCTTGAAGGTTGCATTTTCTGGAAGTAGCTTTGTACTTCTCAATATAAATGATAGAAAAGCTGACAACATACAGGTAAATAGCATAGTAGTCAAAATCATTAGATTCACAATGCAATCCATATCATGTAACATAGTTGAATTCTTGATCAACTGTAACATATCATTATTTGAACTTTGGAAAAATTCAATACCTTCTAACAAGATGACCATAATACGCCatttatagtttttcagaaagacAATGCGACTAAAACATGTTTTTAGATTATTTGCTTTGTTTTAATTAGAAAGTCTTCTTCAGTGCATTTCAAATCCGGTTTGCTTTTGAACATTTGATGGGGTGAGACATGTAAAAGTAGGTTGATAATGTATTGGTACTTTGGTTTTAATAATAGATCCTAGACATAGTAACGGGGTCGGGGGAGATCTCCACCAAAAATCATTTATGGTTCCATAAACACCGACTTCATTTTCACACAATAATCGTTGACTCCATCGTATTCATCCCTTGAATTATCATTATTGTTCTCAACAATTCATACAAAATTCAAACTTGTCCATAAATGGAGACAGTTTCATATCATATCATTTCCATTTTTGATGAACATATTTAAATTGACCAGTTTGAGAAATCATCGGGACTTGATTGTTACCGGTTCTTGATCCCCTTCCACTATATCTATGTCCACATGATGACACACACCACCATCGATATCACACAACATATTAATGTAACCACTTTTGGCAACACATAATGAACGATATTTGATAAATCATTTACCATGTCACGTTGTTTATGTGGACAATAATATCCATCATAGGATATTTGAATATTAAAGGGTTGATTATTCATATTTAACAAATATTCACATTTGAATATTAAAGGTTTGATTATTCATATTTAACAAATATTCACAACTATCGTTAACCTTCTCACGTCCCCCCACTATATATGGGTTGTTTGATGAGGGTTCTAAACGGGTCCAAAGCTAGGACTTTGTCCGACAAAAGTTTGTCAACATGTTTGATTTGCGTTGAGGGATCTGTCTCGGTCCTAATTTCTGATCGAGTCCAACTTTTTTCTCCTGATCCAGTTCGACAAAATAACCTGTGGCATGAGTTTTACTCTTCGTTTTCGGACACGGTCCTCGGTCCAAGTGTTATGTATACATTTTTGCTTTTGACTTGGTCCACGCCTCTTACCTAGTCGACTTCTAACCAAGTCCGTTCTAACCCAGTCAATCTCTATTAACCTTTGTGAATCTAGACATTCTATTTTCTActacataacatagcatatccaCTTCAAAAAGACATTTGATCAAGTTTTGAGAACCTTTTCCATTAAGTACTTGAATGAATCAACACTAATTACCTTGATTTAGTTCATGAAAAAAGTAAAGCGCAGTTCAGTTGTGGACTTTACTGCTTTCTTTTGTTTTTGT containing:
- the LOC111921737 gene encoding uncharacterized protein LOC111921737, which codes for MNDPIFKTLTPSQFITFTVPNPVNHPCYLNTPRLRVAVLDSPVAVAADYLPKVAAMIVPDQRETDWNFCTESGHLQLLFNIPGLSRLILIGNDLPPNPEPPVYIRPPVTDTVDREKLEDEIQPLVMALHPKVCFQKGLPNLLFLTYEDDVLYRVIIARFVGPFVGEFVVEDVEMESNNDSDKKLRRRLRFKRMPNLIQSQVPLIPILDDGQSNTKLDLESLRKMKNAKFDVDTTVLVHPYLTPMVSGLFLIASHLNERIQQGFTSRALCLGVGGGALLSFLNTQMEFEVVGVEADEAVLSAAKQYFGLNNGKSIQLIVGDAIEVIQNFATKGDTDDSQVSFEGLDDKFDVVMADLDSSEARNGISAPPPEFIKKSVFQAVRLLLHDHGVLIINVVPQNEVIYMKLVQELKDAFHKVYGIDVGNQDNFVLVATLSPSSSNDHENAFLKRLRSVIQGAYMDSIVEL